In the Burkholderia cenocepacia genome, one interval contains:
- a CDS encoding 3-deoxy-7-phosphoheptulonate synthase, producing the protein MQNLDNPSHDREVGSADATQDTTRIDDVRIGAVRPLISPALLLDELPVPAATQTLVEDTRRAIGDILHGRDDRLLLVVGPCSIHDHDQALDYARRLKVAADALKDDLLITMRVYFEKPRTTVGWKGYINDPRLDGSFRINEGLRAARQLLLDINALGLPASTEFLDLLSPQYIADLIAWGAIGARTTESQSHRQLASGLSCPIGFKNGTDGGVQVASDAIVAAAASHAFMGMTKMGMAAIFETRGNDDAHVILRGGKNGPNYDAGHVEASCAVLRKAGLREQVMVDCSHANSNKSHERQIEVAQDLARQLGQGEHRIVGVMVESHLEAGRQDLKPGVPLQYGVSITDACLSWAQTEPVLDVLAEAVRHRRVYSRNA; encoded by the coding sequence ATGCAGAACCTCGACAATCCTTCCCATGATCGCGAGGTAGGCAGCGCCGACGCGACGCAGGACACCACACGCATCGACGACGTCCGCATCGGCGCCGTGCGTCCGCTGATTTCGCCCGCGCTGTTGCTCGACGAGCTGCCGGTGCCGGCCGCCACGCAGACGCTCGTCGAGGATACGCGCCGCGCGATCGGCGACATCCTGCACGGCCGCGACGACCGGCTGCTGCTCGTCGTCGGCCCGTGCTCGATCCACGATCACGACCAGGCGCTCGATTACGCACGCCGCCTGAAGGTCGCGGCCGACGCGCTGAAGGACGACCTGCTGATCACGATGCGCGTGTACTTCGAGAAGCCGCGTACGACGGTCGGCTGGAAGGGGTACATCAACGATCCGCGCCTCGACGGCAGCTTCCGCATCAACGAAGGGCTGCGCGCCGCACGGCAACTGCTGCTCGACATCAACGCGCTCGGCCTGCCGGCGTCGACCGAATTCCTCGACCTGCTGAGCCCGCAGTACATCGCCGACCTGATCGCGTGGGGCGCGATCGGCGCGCGCACCACCGAGAGCCAGAGCCACCGCCAGCTTGCGTCGGGGCTGAGCTGCCCGATCGGCTTCAAGAACGGCACCGACGGCGGCGTGCAGGTCGCGTCGGACGCGATCGTCGCCGCGGCGGCGAGCCATGCGTTCATGGGGATGACGAAGATGGGGATGGCCGCGATCTTCGAGACGCGCGGCAACGACGACGCGCACGTGATCCTGCGCGGCGGCAAGAACGGCCCGAACTACGATGCCGGGCACGTCGAGGCGAGCTGCGCGGTGCTGCGCAAGGCCGGGTTGCGCGAGCAGGTGATGGTCGACTGCTCGCATGCGAACTCGAACAAGTCGCACGAGCGGCAGATCGAGGTCGCGCAGGATCTCGCGCGGCAATTGGGGCAGGGCGAGCACCGGATCGTCGGCGTGATGGTGGAAAGCCATCTCGAAGCCGGCAGGCAGGACCTGAAGCCGGGTGTGCCGTTGCAGTATGGCGTGTCGATCACCGATGCGTGCCTGAGCTGGGCGCAGACGGAGCCGGTGCTCGACGTGCTGGCGGAGGCGGTGCGGCATCGCAGGGTGTATTCGCGGAATGCGTGA
- a CDS encoding lipase family protein yields MSFRRFMIAAAAAAVSAALAVTAPPAGAAAPAVSDPFYTYTGTTPLASVPPGTVIKTRNVTYHVAGIPTAVTAQQLLYRTSNALNQPVVNVTSVIRSPVSNGHAISYQSAYDSLNPYDEPSQVIAGDRDVTKVINVGTLLYSAESIPLSTLLLLGYNIIVPDTEGQTADFAAGPEYGMTTLDSIRAALNTPSTGLSPSSKVAMIGYSGGAIATNWAAQLAPSYAPDVNRQLVGAAEGGVLVDPAHNLRYVDGSIVWGGVAAAALAGLSRGYDFDLTPYLSETGVAVFKDIQNQSLAYILPKYTGLRWGTLFKPQYANDINSIPVYVTYANKVNAGLAASPTIPMFIGQGTAGALDGTFSSQVGDGVMLAYDVRALAQKFCASGTAVTYSEYPLEHAGAIVPWVAGMLPWLYDRFNGKAAPNNCWLTSLLPSNSLAPETRH; encoded by the coding sequence ATGTCCTTCAGACGTTTCATGATTGCCGCGGCTGCGGCCGCGGTGTCGGCCGCGCTCGCCGTCACGGCACCGCCGGCCGGCGCCGCGGCACCAGCCGTCTCCGATCCGTTCTACACGTACACCGGCACGACGCCGCTGGCATCCGTTCCACCGGGCACCGTGATCAAGACGCGTAACGTCACCTATCACGTGGCCGGCATTCCGACCGCGGTGACCGCGCAGCAATTGCTGTATCGCACCAGCAACGCGCTGAACCAGCCGGTCGTGAACGTGACCTCCGTGATCCGCAGCCCGGTCAGCAACGGCCACGCGATCTCGTACCAGTCGGCCTACGATTCGCTGAACCCGTACGACGAACCGTCGCAGGTGATCGCCGGCGATCGCGACGTGACCAAGGTCATCAACGTCGGCACGTTGCTGTACAGCGCGGAATCGATTCCGCTGTCGACGCTGCTGCTGCTCGGCTACAACATCATCGTGCCCGATACCGAGGGCCAGACGGCCGATTTCGCGGCCGGCCCCGAATACGGGATGACGACGCTCGATTCGATTCGCGCCGCGCTCAATACGCCGTCGACCGGGCTGAGTCCGTCGAGCAAGGTCGCGATGATCGGCTATTCCGGCGGCGCGATCGCGACGAACTGGGCCGCGCAACTCGCGCCGAGCTACGCGCCCGACGTCAACCGGCAGCTCGTCGGCGCGGCGGAGGGCGGTGTGCTGGTTGATCCCGCGCACAACCTGCGTTATGTCGACGGCAGCATCGTGTGGGGCGGCGTCGCCGCGGCCGCGCTGGCCGGGCTGTCGCGCGGCTACGACTTCGACCTGACGCCGTACCTCAGCGAGACGGGCGTCGCCGTGTTCAAGGACATCCAGAACCAGTCGCTCGCGTACATCCTGCCGAAGTACACGGGCCTGCGCTGGGGCACGCTGTTCAAGCCGCAATACGCGAACGACATCAACAGCATTCCGGTGTACGTCACCTATGCGAACAAGGTGAATGCGGGGCTGGCCGCGTCGCCGACGATCCCGATGTTCATCGGCCAGGGCACTGCGGGCGCGCTGGACGGCACCTTCAGCAGCCAGGTGGGCGACGGCGTGATGCTGGCATACGACGTGCGCGCGCTGGCGCAGAAGTTTTGCGCGAGCGGCACGGCGGTCACGTACTCCGAGTATCCGCTCGAACACGCGGGCGCGATCGTGCCGTGGGTGGCCGGCATGCTGCCGTGGCTCTACGATCGCTTCAACGGCAAGGCCGCGCCGAACAATTGCTGGCTGACGTCGCTGCTGCCGAGCAATTCGCTCGCGCCCGAGACGCGGCACTAG
- a CDS encoding YceH family protein: MNTTPDTPTPRALRELTPLEARILGVLVEKQHTVPDTYPLSLNALTAGCNQKTARAPVMNVSEDEVTTALDGLKHLSLVMEGSSSRVPRFEHNMNRVLGIPSQAIALLTILLLRGPQTAAELRLNSARLHGFADISSVEAFLDELAARTQPLVVRLPRAPGARENRWMHLMCGEVNMADFASADAGGGADSVPPSEFEALKAEQKRLADEVARLNALVQRMASELGIDVDAPGDAS, translated from the coding sequence ATGAACACCACGCCGGATACGCCCACGCCCCGCGCCCTTCGCGAACTCACGCCTCTCGAGGCCCGCATTCTCGGCGTGCTCGTCGAGAAACAACACACGGTGCCGGATACCTACCCGCTGTCGCTGAACGCGCTGACCGCGGGTTGCAACCAGAAAACCGCGCGCGCGCCGGTGATGAACGTCAGCGAGGACGAAGTGACGACCGCGCTCGACGGGCTGAAGCACCTGAGCCTCGTGATGGAGGGCAGCAGCAGCCGCGTGCCGCGTTTCGAGCACAACATGAACCGCGTGCTCGGCATCCCGAGCCAGGCGATCGCGCTGCTGACGATCCTGCTGCTGCGCGGCCCGCAGACGGCCGCCGAGCTGCGCCTGAACAGCGCACGCCTGCACGGCTTCGCGGACATCTCGTCGGTCGAGGCGTTCCTCGACGAACTCGCGGCGCGTACGCAGCCGCTCGTCGTCCGGCTGCCGCGTGCGCCGGGTGCGCGCGAGAACCGCTGGATGCACCTGATGTGCGGCGAAGTGAACATGGCCGATTTCGCGAGCGCGGATGCCGGCGGCGGCGCGGATTCGGTGCCGCCTTCCGAATTCGAGGCGCTGAAGGCCGAACAGAAGCGCCTCGCGGACGAAGTGGCGCGCCTGAATGCGCTGGTTCAGCGGATGGCGAGCGAACTCGGCATCGACGTCGACGCGCCGGGCGACGCGTCGTGA
- a CDS encoding SDR family oxidoreductase, with amino-acid sequence MTASSSAPVRAIVTGHTRGVGAALAEQLLQEGIAVLGVSRSRHPSLASQAGERFTEVELDLSDSKTIASWLAGDTLRRFVDGASLVLLFNNAGIVDPIGPLAAQDPAIVALAVGLNVAAPLMLSAALAQAASAATECRIVHLSSGAARNAYAGWSVYCATKAALDHHARAVALDANGALRICSVAPGVVDTGMQATIRATGEDNFPMREKFDQLKSSGALATPEATARQLIGYALSDAFGTEPTADVRNLPTK; translated from the coding sequence ATGACTGCATCTTCTTCCGCACCCGTGCGCGCCATCGTCACCGGACACACCCGCGGCGTCGGCGCGGCGCTCGCCGAACAACTGCTGCAGGAAGGCATCGCCGTGCTCGGCGTGTCGCGCAGCCGTCATCCGTCGCTCGCGTCACAGGCCGGCGAGCGCTTTACCGAGGTCGAACTCGATCTGTCGGACTCGAAGACCATTGCGAGCTGGCTGGCCGGCGACACGCTGCGCCGCTTCGTCGACGGCGCGTCGCTCGTGCTGCTGTTCAACAACGCGGGCATCGTCGACCCGATCGGCCCGCTCGCCGCGCAGGACCCGGCGATCGTTGCCCTCGCGGTCGGCCTGAACGTCGCCGCGCCGCTGATGCTGTCGGCCGCGCTCGCGCAAGCCGCCTCGGCCGCGACCGAATGCCGGATCGTGCACCTGTCGAGCGGCGCGGCCCGCAACGCGTATGCCGGCTGGAGCGTCTACTGCGCGACCAAGGCCGCGCTCGATCATCATGCACGCGCCGTCGCGCTCGACGCGAACGGCGCGCTGCGGATCTGCAGCGTCGCACCGGGCGTCGTCGATACCGGCATGCAGGCCACGATCCGCGCGACCGGCGAAGACAACTTCCCGATGCGCGAGAAATTCGACCAGTTGAAGTCGAGCGGCGCGCTCGCCACGCCCGAGGCGACCGCCCGGCAACTGATCGGCTATGCGCTGAGCGATGCATTCGGTACCGAGCCGACGGCCGACGTGCGCAACCTGCCGACGAAGTAA
- a CDS encoding MOSC domain-containing protein, which yields MSADARPAIAVAIGAVRIGVSRPLAGTPHASAIDKQPVDARLWLGALGFAGDEQADARHHGGPDKAVHHYAYDHYPWWAGQIGARDVLARPGAFGENLSTRGITERDVCLGDVFTLGGAVLQVSQSRQPCWKLNARFDHSRMAALVQHSGRTGWYYRVLQEGWVAAGDVLALHARRYPEWPLSTVLDVLYRRTLDMAALDALCDVPLLPPGWRKMLEKRRTERQVEDWTKRLEG from the coding sequence ATGAGCGCCGACGCACGGCCGGCGATCGCGGTCGCCATCGGCGCGGTGCGGATCGGCGTGAGCCGGCCGCTTGCCGGCACGCCGCACGCGAGCGCGATCGACAAGCAGCCGGTGGATGCACGCCTGTGGCTGGGCGCGCTCGGCTTTGCCGGCGACGAGCAGGCCGATGCGCGGCATCACGGCGGCCCCGACAAGGCCGTTCACCACTATGCGTACGATCACTATCCGTGGTGGGCCGGGCAGATCGGCGCGCGCGACGTGCTCGCCCGGCCGGGTGCATTCGGCGAGAACCTGTCGACGCGCGGCATCACCGAGCGCGACGTGTGTCTCGGCGACGTGTTCACGCTGGGCGGCGCGGTGCTCCAGGTGTCGCAGTCGCGGCAGCCGTGCTGGAAGCTCAACGCACGCTTCGACCATTCGCGGATGGCGGCGCTCGTGCAGCACAGCGGCCGGACCGGCTGGTACTACCGCGTGCTGCAGGAAGGCTGGGTGGCGGCGGGCGATGTGCTGGCGCTGCATGCGCGCCGCTACCCGGAATGGCCGCTGTCGACGGTGCTCGACGTGCTGTATCGACGCACGCTCGACATGGCCGCGCTGGATGCGCTGTGCGACGTGCCGCTGCTACCGCCCGGCTGGCGCAAGATGCTCGAAAAGCGCCGGACCGAGCGGCAGGTCGAAGACTGGACGAAGCGGCTCGAAGGATGA
- a CDS encoding dihydrodipicolinate synthase family protein, which translates to MSILLKGIIAYPVTPFSVDGGVDLTALDALIDRLIADGVHAIAPLGSTGESAYLSDAEWEAVATASIRAVRRRVPTVVGISDLTTAGAVRRARFAEQAGADAVMVLPVSYWKLGNDEIVAHYRAIGDAIGIPIMLYNNPATSGVDMSPELIATICRTVGNVTMVKESTGDIGRMHRLAQLSDGAIPFYNGSNPMALAALAAGAAGWCTAAPNLNAALPLALFDAMRTGDLARARSVFHAQLPLLQFIVNGGLPVTVKAGLRLRGFDAGEPRRPLLPLGDARMRELERLLAALPDGVAA; encoded by the coding sequence GTGTCCATCCTGTTGAAAGGCATCATTGCCTACCCGGTCACGCCGTTCTCCGTCGACGGCGGCGTCGACCTGACAGCGCTCGATGCGCTGATCGATCGCCTGATCGCCGACGGCGTTCACGCGATCGCGCCGCTGGGCAGTACCGGCGAAAGCGCGTACCTGTCCGACGCCGAATGGGAGGCCGTCGCTACCGCGTCGATTCGCGCGGTGCGCCGGCGCGTGCCGACCGTCGTTGGAATCTCCGATCTCACCACGGCGGGCGCGGTGCGCCGCGCCCGCTTTGCCGAGCAGGCCGGCGCCGATGCGGTGATGGTGCTGCCGGTGTCGTACTGGAAGCTCGGCAACGACGAGATCGTCGCGCACTATCGCGCGATCGGTGACGCGATCGGCATCCCGATCATGCTGTACAACAACCCTGCGACGAGCGGCGTCGACATGTCGCCCGAGCTGATCGCGACGATCTGCCGGACGGTCGGCAACGTGACGATGGTGAAGGAAAGCACCGGCGACATTGGCCGGATGCACCGGCTCGCGCAATTGAGCGACGGCGCGATCCCGTTCTACAACGGCAGCAATCCGATGGCGCTCGCCGCACTGGCCGCCGGCGCGGCCGGATGGTGCACGGCCGCGCCGAACCTGAATGCCGCGTTGCCGCTCGCGTTGTTCGACGCGATGCGCACGGGCGACCTCGCCCGCGCCCGATCGGTCTTTCACGCGCAGTTGCCGTTGCTGCAGTTCATCGTCAACGGCGGGTTGCCGGTGACCGTGAAGGCCGGGCTGAGGCTGCGCGGTTTCGACGCCGGCGAACCGCGGCGGCCGCTGCTGCCGCTTGGCGACGCACGCATGCGCGAACTAGAACGCCTGCTCGCGGCGCTGCCGGACGGTGTGGCGGCATGA
- a CDS encoding aldolase, which produces MAETLNLTKEALVALAERRLENAVGDSGWSARQKLALTCRILFDAGHDSGLAGQITCRADAAGTYYTQRLGLGFDEISAANLLRVNEDLDVVDGEGIPNPANRFHTWIYRERPDVNCIIHTHPAHVAALSMLEQPLVVSHMDTCPLYDDCAFLKDWPGVPVGNEEGEIISKALGSKRAILLSHHGQLVVGKTIEEACILALLIERAAKLQLLAMSAGEIKPVPPALAREAHDWISKPKRDAVTFDYYARRALRTHQDCVA; this is translated from the coding sequence ATGGCGGAAACGCTGAATTTGACGAAGGAAGCGCTGGTCGCGCTGGCGGAGCGGCGTCTGGAAAACGCGGTGGGCGACAGCGGCTGGTCCGCGCGGCAAAAGCTTGCGCTGACCTGCCGGATTTTGTTCGACGCCGGCCACGACTCGGGCCTGGCCGGGCAGATCACCTGCCGCGCGGACGCGGCCGGCACGTACTACACGCAGCGGCTCGGGCTCGGCTTCGACGAGATCTCGGCCGCGAACCTGCTGCGCGTCAACGAGGATCTCGACGTCGTCGACGGCGAAGGCATTCCGAACCCGGCCAACCGGTTCCATACGTGGATTTATCGCGAGCGCCCGGACGTGAACTGCATCATCCATACGCATCCCGCGCATGTCGCGGCGCTGTCGATGCTCGAACAGCCGCTCGTCGTGTCGCATATGGATACCTGTCCGCTGTACGACGATTGTGCGTTCCTGAAGGACTGGCCGGGCGTGCCGGTCGGCAACGAGGAGGGCGAGATCATCTCGAAGGCGCTCGGCAGCAAGCGCGCGATTCTGCTGTCGCATCACGGGCAGCTCGTGGTCGGCAAGACGATCGAGGAGGCGTGCATTCTCGCGCTGCTGATCGAACGCGCCGCGAAGCTTCAGCTGCTCGCGATGTCGGCCGGCGAGATCAAACCGGTGCCGCCCGCGCTGGCGCGTGAAGCGCACGACTGGATCTCGAAGCCGAAGCGCGATGCGGTGACGTTCGACTACTACGCGCGCCGCGCATTGCGTACGCATCAGGATTGCGTCGCGTAA
- a CDS encoding helix-turn-helix domain-containing protein: protein MTIRLKLLRKQKGWTLDVLADETGLTKSYLSKVERGLSVPSIAVALKLSKALNVDVEQLFSESRNRELITVTRAGERTAMGAAADSHAHRFESIAAGVAPKKMLPFVVHPPHEFVASTFREHEGEEFLFVHKGRIEIEFPNETVQLRAGDSVYFNALIPHRTRSLGTAQAEILVIVSHDD from the coding sequence ATGACGATTCGCCTGAAGCTGCTCAGAAAACAGAAGGGCTGGACGCTCGACGTGCTGGCCGACGAGACCGGCCTCACCAAGAGCTACCTGTCGAAGGTCGAGCGCGGCCTGAGCGTGCCGTCGATCGCGGTCGCGCTGAAGCTGTCGAAGGCGCTGAACGTCGACGTCGAGCAACTGTTCTCGGAAAGCCGCAACCGCGAACTGATCACGGTCACGCGCGCCGGCGAGCGCACGGCAATGGGCGCGGCGGCCGACAGCCACGCGCATCGCTTCGAAAGCATCGCGGCGGGCGTCGCGCCGAAGAAGATGCTGCCGTTCGTCGTGCATCCGCCGCACGAATTCGTCGCATCGACGTTCCGCGAGCACGAAGGCGAGGAATTCCTGTTCGTGCACAAGGGACGCATCGAAATCGAATTTCCGAACGAGACGGTGCAACTCAGGGCCGGCGATTCAGTCTATTTCAACGCACTGATCCCGCACCGCACGCGCAGCCTCGGCACCGCGCAGGCGGAGATCCTGGTCATCGTCAGCCACGACGACTAG
- the hutC gene encoding histidine utilization repressor — protein sequence MVTKATAPFQQIKTLVRQNVESGDWRPGDRIPSELDLAAQFGVARMTVNRALRELTEEGVLKRTAGVGTFVAEVKPQSNLLMIAHIRDEIRARGHEYRCRVLSQSSEPASFDVAAAFGLPVNTPVFHVVCVHEENGRPIQLEDRYVNPAAAPGFIDQDFQTEPPSEYLYNNVSHYELEIEHVVDASLPTSEQARLLDMRADEPCLTLTRRTWTDGLPVTFVHFLHPGNRYRLGSRFKPGAGRHPT from the coding sequence ATGGTCACCAAGGCCACCGCACCGTTCCAGCAGATCAAGACGCTCGTCCGCCAGAACGTCGAGTCCGGCGACTGGCGCCCCGGCGACCGCATTCCGTCCGAGCTCGATCTCGCCGCGCAGTTCGGCGTCGCACGCATGACGGTCAACCGCGCGCTGCGCGAGCTGACCGAGGAAGGCGTGCTCAAGCGCACCGCAGGCGTCGGCACCTTCGTCGCCGAGGTGAAGCCGCAGTCGAACCTGCTGATGATCGCGCACATCCGCGACGAAATCCGCGCGCGCGGGCACGAATATCGCTGCCGCGTGCTCAGCCAGTCGAGCGAACCCGCGTCGTTCGACGTCGCGGCCGCGTTCGGCCTGCCGGTCAATACGCCGGTCTTTCACGTGGTGTGCGTGCACGAGGAAAACGGCCGCCCGATCCAGCTCGAGGATCGCTACGTGAACCCGGCCGCCGCGCCCGGCTTCATCGACCAGGATTTCCAGACCGAGCCGCCGTCCGAGTACCTGTACAACAACGTGTCGCACTACGAACTGGAAATCGAGCACGTCGTCGACGCGTCGCTGCCCACCAGCGAACAGGCGCGGCTGCTCGACATGCGCGCCGACGAGCCGTGCCTCACGCTCACGCGCCGCACGTGGACGGACGGGCTGCCCGTCACGTTCGTGCACTTCCTGCATCCGGGCAACCGCTACCGGCTCGGTTCGCGCTTCAAGCCCGGCGCGGGGCGTCACCCGACCTGA
- a CDS encoding phytanoyl-CoA dioxygenase family protein produces the protein MTSIQERVAQAVTPELIAAFREEGAVCIRGIFSPDEVAALRAGIDANLAQPSERAKVASRPDDPGWFFEDFCNWQHNDAYRDFIVRSPAPSVAAALMGTDHVRLHHDHLLVKEPGTRQRTPWHQDQPYYDIEGDDNVSMWIPVDPVPLESTLEFVAGSHRGPWLMPRTFMDKEAKWFPEGSLADLPDIEADRAAFPIRRWALEPGDMVCFRMLTLHASGGTRNRRRAFSIRFVGDDIRHAPRRWKTSPDFPGLAQQLPDGAPLDHPLFPVVWSREAGQVGAI, from the coding sequence ATGACGAGTATCCAGGAGCGCGTCGCGCAAGCCGTGACGCCCGAACTGATCGCCGCGTTCCGTGAGGAAGGCGCGGTCTGCATTAGGGGCATCTTTTCGCCGGACGAAGTGGCCGCGCTGCGGGCCGGCATCGACGCGAACCTCGCGCAGCCGAGCGAGCGCGCGAAAGTCGCGAGCCGGCCCGACGATCCGGGCTGGTTCTTCGAGGATTTCTGCAACTGGCAGCACAACGACGCATATCGCGATTTCATCGTGCGCTCGCCGGCGCCATCGGTCGCCGCCGCGCTGATGGGCACCGACCACGTGCGGCTGCATCACGATCACCTGCTCGTGAAGGAGCCCGGCACGCGGCAGCGCACGCCGTGGCACCAGGATCAGCCGTACTACGACATCGAAGGCGACGACAACGTCAGCATGTGGATTCCGGTTGATCCGGTGCCGCTCGAATCGACGCTGGAATTCGTCGCCGGCTCGCATCGCGGGCCGTGGCTGATGCCGCGCACGTTCATGGACAAGGAGGCGAAGTGGTTTCCGGAAGGCAGCCTCGCCGACCTGCCCGACATCGAAGCCGACCGCGCGGCCTTCCCGATTCGCCGCTGGGCGCTCGAACCCGGCGACATGGTGTGCTTCCGGATGCTCACGCTGCATGCGTCGGGCGGTACGCGGAACCGCCGCCGTGCGTTCTCGATCCGCTTCGTCGGCGACGATATCCGTCACGCGCCGCGCCGCTGGAAGACGTCGCCCGATTTCCCCGGGCTCGCGCAGCAACTGCCGGACGGCGCGCCGCTCGATCACCCGCTGTTTCCGGTCGTGTGGTCGCGCGAGGCGGGGCAGGTCGGTGCGATCTGA
- a CDS encoding ABC transporter substrate-binding protein, with protein sequence MNRTAKLLVTALAFAPLVSFAQDTSTIRWGIDPTYPPFEAKQPDGSLAGFDIDLRNAICEQLHAKCVWVEQGFDGMIPALRARKFDVIMSAMTATDERLKQIDFSNKLYASPGALVAPVGSKLLPSAASLAGKRIGIDQGTTQEAYAKAEWATKGVTIVSYQNQDQVYQDLVNGRLDATFQDKTQAGYSFLKTPRGKGYAFAGPDVTDARITGYGVAMGIRKGDADMKKRLNDAIVAIRANGTYQKIAAKYFDFDIYGAKQQLTSAP encoded by the coding sequence ATGAACCGCACCGCAAAGCTCCTCGTCACCGCGCTGGCGTTCGCGCCGCTCGTGTCGTTCGCGCAGGACACGTCGACGATCCGCTGGGGTATCGACCCCACGTATCCGCCGTTCGAGGCGAAGCAGCCCGACGGCTCGCTCGCCGGCTTCGACATCGACTTGCGCAATGCGATCTGCGAGCAGCTGCATGCGAAGTGCGTGTGGGTCGAGCAGGGCTTCGACGGGATGATCCCGGCGCTGCGCGCGCGCAAGTTCGACGTGATCATGTCCGCGATGACGGCCACCGACGAGCGGCTCAAGCAGATCGACTTCTCGAACAAGCTGTATGCGTCGCCGGGCGCGCTCGTCGCGCCGGTCGGCTCGAAGCTGCTGCCGAGCGCCGCGTCGCTCGCCGGCAAGCGCATCGGGATCGACCAGGGCACGACGCAGGAGGCGTACGCGAAGGCCGAATGGGCAACCAAGGGCGTGACGATCGTTTCGTACCAGAATCAGGACCAGGTGTACCAGGATCTCGTCAACGGCCGCCTCGACGCGACCTTCCAGGACAAGACGCAGGCCGGCTACTCGTTCCTGAAGACGCCGCGCGGCAAGGGCTATGCGTTCGCGGGCCCGGACGTGACCGATGCGCGGATCACCGGTTACGGCGTCGCGATGGGCATACGCAAGGGCGACGCCGACATGAAGAAGCGGCTGAACGACGCGATCGTCGCGATTCGCGCGAACGGCACGTACCAGAAGATTGCCGCGAAATACTTCGACTTCGACATCTATGGCGCGAAGCAGCAGCTGACTTCGGCACCGTGA
- a CDS encoding nucleotidyl transferase AbiEii/AbiGii toxin family protein → MEPTGNAAYTAMEFFNTNIKVETSAEIVAKKMWHRGDRPTARDLFDLCLIIEREPESLMDAGAFLVRHRDTFLRLLNEHRAFVRPRFDDIRTLGYTPSFDYCVELADAFLRKLPGGTPEPKSRRR, encoded by the coding sequence ATCGAACCTACCGGCAATGCAGCCTATACTGCGATGGAATTTTTCAACACCAATATCAAGGTCGAGACTTCCGCGGAAATCGTCGCCAAGAAAATGTGGCACCGCGGCGATCGTCCGACCGCCCGGGACCTGTTCGATCTGTGCCTGATCATCGAGCGGGAGCCGGAAAGCCTGATGGACGCCGGTGCGTTCCTCGTTCGGCATCGCGACACGTTTCTGCGTCTGCTCAACGAGCATCGTGCCTTCGTCCGACCGCGCTTCGACGACATCCGGACACTCGGCTACACGCCGTCGTTCGACTATTGTGTTGAACTCGCCGACGCATTCCTGCGAAAACTCCCCGGCGGCACGCCGGAACCCAAATCGCGCCGCCGCTAA
- a CDS encoding LysR family transcriptional regulator: protein MNRPLFDIDLLRALVMVADCGSFTTASARLHSTQSTVSQKVRRLEEIAGHRLLDRGARDVRPTDAGVTVLSYARRMLALNDEMLEALSGATVALTIRLGVPDDFAAGRTTHALAAFKREHPQVKLEVTCGLSRDISAAYDRGELDLVLIKQRRDSREAVVRWPEKLRWIDSAKHPSIDLDPVPIVVFPPRGLYRDDMIKAIEERGRRWRISFTTSSLSGIQAAVADGLGISVLPARVVTDEHVVLTAKQGFAPIEHMDIAILHRPTADPMVSALTKALAAMLELEGR, encoded by the coding sequence ATGAATAGACCTCTGTTCGACATCGACCTGCTGCGCGCGCTCGTGATGGTCGCCGATTGCGGCAGTTTCACGACGGCTTCCGCGCGCCTGCATTCGACACAGTCGACGGTCAGCCAGAAGGTGCGCCGGCTCGAGGAAATCGCCGGCCACCGCCTGCTCGATCGCGGCGCGCGCGACGTGCGGCCGACCGACGCGGGCGTGACGGTGCTCAGCTATGCGCGGCGCATGCTCGCGCTGAACGACGAGATGCTGGAGGCGCTGTCGGGTGCGACGGTCGCGCTGACGATCCGGCTCGGCGTACCTGACGATTTCGCGGCGGGCCGTACGACGCACGCGCTCGCGGCGTTCAAGCGCGAGCATCCGCAGGTGAAGCTCGAAGTAACGTGCGGGCTGAGCCGCGACATCAGCGCCGCGTACGATCGCGGCGAACTCGACCTCGTGCTGATCAAGCAGCGGCGCGACAGCCGCGAGGCGGTCGTGCGCTGGCCGGAGAAGCTGCGCTGGATCGACAGTGCGAAGCATCCGTCGATCGATCTCGACCCGGTGCCGATCGTCGTGTTCCCGCCGCGCGGGCTCTATCGCGACGACATGATCAAGGCGATCGAGGAGCGCGGCCGCCGCTGGCGGATCAGCTTCACGACGTCGAGCCTGAGCGGCATCCAGGCGGCCGTCGCGGACGGGCTCGGCATCAGCGTACTGCCCGCGCGCGTGGTGACGGACGAGCACGTGGTGCTGACCGCGAAGCAGGGCTTCGCGCCGATCGAGCACATGGACATCGCGATCCTGCACCGGCCGACGGCCGACCCGATGGTCAGCGCGCTGACGAAGGCGCTCGCGGCGATGCTCGAACTCGAAGGGCGGTAG